TTTTTTGGCAAAGGCGGTCACCTGGCAATCACCAGCTGCACCGAAGGCACCTGCACCGGCCCGCTGACGACCTGGAAGATCGAGAACAATCGCCTCAAGACGGGCTTCGCACCCACTGAAGGTATTGCGCTCATTGGTGTAGCCGCCAACAAGCTCACTCTTCGGGAGCCGTCTGGAAAGATCGTTGTCTATGAAATCGTAGAGAAGAGCGGTTCCTAATCATGGGATCCAACGGATGCCTAGCGGCGCCGTTGATCGGCAAAGTTACATGAACACACGCATCGCCGCTTGCTCTTGCGGTCAACTGACCGCAACCGTTCTTGGCGAACCCGCCAGGGTCTCCATCTGTCATTGCTTGGCCTGTCAGCGAAGGACCGGAAGTGTCTTCGGTGCCCAGGCGAGGTTCTCACAAGAACAGGTTTCCGCTGACGGCGCGGCCAGCGAGTACCTGCGGGTTGGCGATGCGGGCTCGCATGCGCGGTTCC
This genomic stretch from Roseateles sp. DAIF2 harbors:
- a CDS encoding GFA family protein; amino-acid sequence: MNTRIAACSCGQLTATVLGEPARVSICHCLACQRRTGSVFGAQARFSQEQVSADGAASEYLRVGDAGSHARFRFCPNCGSTVYYTVDEMPRVVVIPVGAFAEPGFPGPTFSVYEERMHGWVGLPVNIEHMA